GGTTTGTTATCCACACAGCAATAAACAACTTTTAACGACATCCAGCGGAACCTTCTGCGTGTACGTGTTTCCGCACGGAGTTGTTTTGCACATGGACACACATTCACGCTGCGGCTGCTGTAAGAACTATGGTAGAAACTCCAAATATTTGGAGCGGGTTTccttaaatgtaattaatagtTTCGCATCCGATGTATCCGCATTGATATCGCTACTAAAATAACCAAGATGGCGGATTCCAAGGAGCCGAAACTGGATTTTACCCTGAAAGAACTGAGTTTGTCCTGCAGCGCTGAAGATGAGGTCGGCAGCTCGTCCACCGTGGAGCTGCGGGACAGAAAGCTGGTGTGTGTGGAGTATCCGGCGGTGATCAAGAGTGTGGACAAAATGCTGGAGACTCTCGGCGGTGAACAAGCAGTGTCCAAAGTAAGAACAACAATAGTGGACAGATTGTTGCGGCTATCAGGGGCAGGAGGGATCATTACGTTATGTTATTATGTGGGTTTTAAATGTAGTTAATTCACAGTCTCCTTCATATATTACCAAATTATTCCAATAATGTCCTACagctatatttatatttttatcaattatatttctatacatttgaaattgtattatattttgCATTATAATAACGAAAATATGTTGTAATGTTGTTCTTTCAGActtatatttttattgcttGATAGCCTGCCAAAGTGATCATTTTGGATTTGTAGTCTGTAGGACTGAAGTCTTAAGAAGTCAACATCCCCTGGGTTACACAAAAGCTTTTGATTTTGGGTTTACCATGGTAATATTATTACAATGTCACCACAGTACAACATTGTTGTTGTGGGTTATGCTTTATTACACCAAGCCACACTGTTTGAATATATTGTCATTGCTCTATTTACATATGTCACTACTGCCATGGCTACACTTTTTTTACACTTATTTCCTGTTCATCCACAGACCTTTGCGCACCCTAACCGTCGTCTTGAGCTGCGTTTCCGACCTCAGGACCCTTTCTGTCACTCTCTGTGTGGAAACCGCCTCTCCTCCAGCAACCTCCTCCTCAAAGTGCGGCGACGGGTGCGAAAAAATAATCCCAAGGATGCTGAGATCCACATGGATATACTTGGAGTTATAGGAACAACATACAAATTCCAAGGTTAATTAACAGTGGCTTAATTAACATATTTGAGCCAGCagaatttgaatatttaatcattattataaaAGAAATCCTTTAAAATCTGCTGAtattggaaaaaataaatgatgttaactgattttgtgtttttttgttttgtttgtttgatttttgcaGGTCTAGCAGACTTTCAGTGCCTGGCTGTGCActcagaaaatggaaaagacaCATCTTTATATGACAAAATCATCCTCCGCAAGCCAGAGAATCAAGAGTTCTTTGAGCAGCCGATGCCTTACTTTCTTCCCCCAGCAATCTTCTCGCGCCTCGACTGCCCTGCGGATTATTTCTACCGGCCTGATGTCTATCAGAAGTCGGGAGCAGCTGGGTGAGGAAATCAtcatatattacatatatttagtTAGTCAACCTCTAACTTTTGCtaatttttctttgtgtttatagTCAGAATCCCTTCAACAACAAGAACTTTATCAGTTTGACTCGCGCTCGCCGGCCCCATAACGCCATTTTTGTCAGCTTTAGTGATCCCACTGTTCCCAGCGAGTGCCTTGAAGCAGCCAAGCTCAACTGGACACGAGTCTGCCTAAAGAATTCTGACAAAGAGGCTGAAGAAAAATTGAGAAAGGTATGTGTGCTGCTGGACTGATGCCCCGCCACCCCACCCCTGGCTAGCTTTAAGAATTTTGTTGCATATTTTGGATCATATTGTGCAGTGAGTCACTCACAAGTGTAGTGAAACCACCATATAAATAGTTTCACTCCAGGAAAatcatgtgcatgtgttggaAAATAATGTTATATAATCTTACACGGGAACATCAGCTTTTATCTTATCTGACACTAAACTTTTTGTGGCTAGATGTTTGAGAGCCGACCCATCTGGTCACGGAACGGAGTCAAGGCCAACATCAACATCCACCCTGATaaactgaaactgctgctgcCCGTCTTCGCCTACTACATGGTGAGCTGAGGGCACAAAATGTGCCTGGTGAAGAGAGCGAAGTAGCTTATCTGCTGCTACCTTTTTCAGATATATttagaaaacagtaaaactcaaAGCAAATTGTGCGTTAGGAATAGAAAATGTGAAGTTTTGAACATTAACGCATGGTAACCACCATAGCAGGTGAACAGAGCACGTGCCTCACAAGATGGCGCCACCATCCCTCAACATGTAGCACGACATAACGTTAGTTCATATTCTGTATACTTAATCCAGCATTGACGAGCAGATAAACAAAACTGTCTTAAAGTGGACATAAGGTGGAACATGTCTCTTTGTATCAACTTGTGAATGTCCTtttgtactgtaatgtaattaatgGGGACaatcaacattttcttttgcccAGATTTAGATTAAACATCTTAAACATCTTACTGTACTAGGTGACAGGACCATGGAGAAGTCTGTGGGTGAGGCTGGGCTATGACCCCCGACAGAGCACAGAGTCTAAGAAATACCAGATGCTGGACTTCAGGATCCGCTGCAGTGACAAGCATGGTAAGAGCCTGAGAcgagacaggacaggacagttACTTATAGTAAAACAATAGCATTGGGTAAAATGGTAGAATATTTTGAAGCAGCTTTGATGAAAAGTTGAGACCTCctgtctgatgttttttttccacctgtaGGGTATTCACTATCTGACATGCCAGTAAAAGCTAAGAGGAGTGCCCTTAATTACAGTCTGCCTAACACCGTCAACAAAGCAGGTGAGTTTATTCAGATGgatttagttttagtcttttGTTTCCCAGCAGATCTTTCAGCAAAATGGAATTCAGGCATGTTCATTTTATAGCTGTGCATTTCCTACTGTAGCATGTCAAAGTGTCTTCAGAAACACCTGGTGAGGTTCAGAACATCTTGTTCAAGAGACATGGCAACATGTGCTC
The Anabas testudineus chromosome 22, fAnaTes1.2, whole genome shotgun sequence DNA segment above includes these coding regions:
- the gtf3c5 gene encoding general transcription factor 3C polypeptide 5; this translates as MADSKEPKLDFTLKELSLSCSAEDEVGSSSTVELRDRKLVCVEYPAVIKSVDKMLETLGGEQAVSKTFAHPNRRLELRFRPQDPFCHSLCGNRLSSSNLLLKVRRRVRKNNPKDAEIHMDILGVIGTTYKFQGLADFQCLAVHSENGKDTSLYDKIILRKPENQEFFEQPMPYFLPPAIFSRLDCPADYFYRPDVYQKSGAAGQNPFNNKNFISLTRARRPHNAIFVSFSDPTVPSECLEAAKLNWTRVCLKNSDKEAEEKLRKMFESRPIWSRNGVKANINIHPDKLKLLLPVFAYYMVTGPWRSLWVRLGYDPRQSTESKKYQMLDFRIRCSDKHGYSLSDMPVKAKRSALNYSLPNTVNKAGPQPASVMDLPAQEGPSTSRDPVSVTYQLKESSYIFREGMLPPHRQMFYQLCDLNVESIQQVIEQNSGNEQVCDERDGWCALGTTDKLRDVISAMIKKVIRVQKPAMPEVPKRHRRKGLSLKSSWRDAEEEEEEEEEDDENEEDEDDEFQPSEGSENEMETEILDYM